Proteins encoded within one genomic window of Sulfolobales archaeon:
- a CDS encoding 4Fe-4S dicluster domain-containing protein: MSHGEKKEYQKIVIDQDICISCGACVAVCPVQALELDENAKARLIWDVCIDDFSCVKVCPVNCIWPTSQAPAEAKAKSKWYRFNAPLQGALKSEFDTWKSKYGVSGEPA, from the coding sequence TTGTCTCACGGCGAGAAGAAAGAGTATCAAAAGATAGTGATAGATCAGGATATATGTATAAGTTGTGGAGCATGCGTAGCAGTATGCCCTGTTCAGGCATTAGAACTAGATGAAAATGCAAAAGCAAGACTGATCTGGGATGTGTGTATAGATGACTTCTCATGTGTTAAAGTATGTCCTGTAAACTGTATATGGCCTACATCACAGGCTCCTGCCGAGGCTAAGGCTAAGAGTAAATGGTACAGGTTTAATGCACCTCTCCAGGGAGCTTTGAAGTCAGAATTCGATACATGGAAGTCTAAGTATGGCGTATCAGGAGAACCAGCATAA
- a CDS encoding 2-oxoacid:ferredoxin oxidoreductase subunit beta, producing the protein MQSLKTFRSGKSPDWCPGCGDYGILSALTGALSDLKLDPSKLVIVGGIGCSGKTPHYVFGNGVHTLHGRAIPYATGIRIANPELTVIVTGGDGDLLGIGVGHFVSLGRRNIDMTVLVFNNQVYGLTKGQASPTLPRGVKTKALPKANIQDAINPVKLALASGYTFVARGFAYDVPHLKELIKRAILHRGSAVIDILQPCPTYNDVYTKEYYLQRIVKLETLDGWDPVVRSEEEREEKIEKAFRYAEWGEKIYIGLFYQNELVPTYEDRLAQRIPGYLKYPPAKIPISVDGRSIFSVSHIVNQRIL; encoded by the coding sequence ATGCAGTCTCTGAAGACGTTTAGAAGCGGTAAATCTCCAGACTGGTGTCCTGGCTGTGGAGACTATGGTATTCTCTCAGCATTAACGGGTGCTCTATCAGATCTTAAGCTAGATCCTTCTAAGCTTGTTATCGTAGGAGGTATAGGATGCTCTGGAAAAACTCCTCACTACGTCTTCGGAAACGGAGTTCACACACTCCATGGAAGAGCTATTCCATATGCAACTGGTATTCGTATTGCAAATCCTGAGCTGACCGTGATAGTCACGGGAGGAGACGGAGATCTTCTGGGTATAGGTGTAGGTCATTTTGTGTCTCTAGGCAGGAGAAATATTGATATGACAGTTCTTGTTTTCAACAACCAGGTATATGGGTTGACTAAGGGGCAGGCATCGCCAACGCTTCCTAGAGGTGTTAAGACCAAGGCTCTTCCCAAGGCTAATATACAAGACGCTATAAATCCAGTAAAGCTGGCTCTAGCCTCAGGCTATACATTTGTTGCAAGAGGCTTTGCATATGATGTTCCACATCTTAAAGAGCTTATCAAGAGAGCAATTCTTCATAGAGGATCTGCTGTTATAGATATTCTACAGCCATGTCCAACTTATAATGATGTATATACTAAAGAATATTATCTTCAGAGAATAGTAAAGCTTGAAACATTAGATGGCTGGGATCCTGTAGTAAGGTCCGAGGAAGAAAGAGAAGAAAAGATTGAGAAAGCTTTTAGATATGCAGAGTGGGGTGAAAAGATCTATATAGGGTTATTCTATCAGAATGAACTAGTTCCAACGTATGAAGATAGACTGGCACAGAGAATACCTGGCTATCTTAAATATCCTCCAGCGAAGATACCTATATCAGTTGATGGGAGAAGTATATTTAGCGTCTCACATATAGTGAACCAGAGGATCTTATGA
- a CDS encoding 6-hydroxymethylpterin diphosphokinase MptE-like protein, with the protein MRTRYNIFKVYMIYQDVLKNLTGVDLDREWDASLAACLVSRSLDVREPTMVLEELERLASKRKALVIGAGPGIESATLDLIIEKYDTIVCADGACMSIPNRSCRDHILCIYAGDLDGGLESLIRILRSGGYGFIQFHGDNYSKISSLMYYIRNYRDRILITVQTPPLCNLTTIIPGFTDGDRAYMIAKVLLKIKEIDTLGMDLDSPYSSMYSKPWLSGRSLVSLQKAEKLRWAKRIIYQLSLPIYIDSSSTPELESI; encoded by the coding sequence ATGAGAACTAGATATAATATCTTCAAGGTTTATATGATCTATCAGGATGTTCTTAAAAATCTGACAGGAGTTGATCTTGATAGAGAGTGGGATGCCTCTCTAGCAGCCTGTTTAGTTTCTAGATCGCTAGATGTTAGAGAGCCTACTATGGTTTTAGAGGAGTTAGAGAGATTAGCCTCCAAGAGAAAGGCTTTAGTAATAGGAGCCGGACCTGGTATAGAGAGTGCTACCTTGGATCTTATCATAGAAAAATATGATACAATAGTATGCGCTGATGGAGCCTGCATGAGTATACCAAATAGATCCTGTAGAGATCATATACTCTGCATATATGCAGGAGATCTGGATGGAGGTTTAGAGTCTCTGATAAGAATATTAAGATCTGGCGGTTACGGGTTCATACAGTTTCACGGAGATAATTATAGTAAGATCTCTTCTTTGATGTATTATATAAGAAACTATAGAGACAGGATCCTAATTACAGTCCAGACACCACCACTCTGCAATCTTACAACTATCATACCAGGCTTTACAGATGGTGATAGAGCATATATGATAGCCAAGGTACTGCTTAAGATCAAAGAGATTGATACCTTAGGAATGGACCTAGACTCACCTTATTCAAGCATGTACTCAAAGCCCTGGTTAAGCGGGAGATCTCTTGTATCTCTTCAGAAAGCTGAGAAGCTGAGATGGGCTAAGAGAATTATTTACCAGCTTTCTCTTCCTATATATATAGATTCTTCTTCTACGCCTGAGTTAGAATCCATATGA
- a CDS encoding DUF120 domain-containing protein: MKVSFKAVYVKGFDRARYFMGLEPYKNMFRNLLGREPYEGTLNIKLNNKSYRDLLKECGSSLVIENFSYNGREYGGLYIWFGEVKEIGKVLVIRPFRSGHEENVLEIVSDQKISDVLNLKHGDLIEVHIECNPPKNK; encoded by the coding sequence TTGAAAGTCTCCTTCAAGGCTGTGTATGTCAAAGGATTTGATAGAGCTAGATATTTTATGGGGCTCGAACCCTATAAAAACATGTTCAGAAATCTTTTAGGTAGAGAACCTTACGAAGGGACTCTTAATATAAAGCTGAATAATAAAAGCTATAGAGATCTTCTAAAGGAATGCGGTTCTTCATTAGTGATAGAGAACTTTAGCTATAATGGAAGAGAGTATGGAGGGCTTTACATATGGTTTGGAGAGGTTAAAGAAATAGGTAAGGTTCTCGTAATAAGACCATTCAGATCTGGTCATGAGGAGAATGTGCTTGAGATAGTATCAGATCAAAAGATCTCAGATGTATTGAATTTAAAACATGGAGACTTAATAGAAGTGCACATAGAATGTAATCCTCCGAAGAATAAATAA
- a CDS encoding ABC transporter substrate-binding protein, with amino-acid sequence MSKVYSPEIGYVEIPEKPKRIISMSPSATETLFMLGVGDRIVGVDSWSYRPPEAMNKRRVGSYTTVNLEVVRELDPDLIITTTGVQRAILEKLKDLNKPIYPIPVPASVYEIFNNIVIIGGLVGEYDRGLKLAEEMLEKLIKLVEEFRVKSKLRTYVEIDLGGPTIPAYYSHITSALSLFGLYNIFMNHKQSYLYGFKVADFPVLDLNQVIELDPEIIIYESKNKKPSREELENLIKVRRWEKISAVRNSRYIVIPMDTLAHYGPSFLDNLRIVLEEIRRIL; translated from the coding sequence ATGTCTAAAGTCTACTCTCCAGAGATAGGATATGTAGAGATCCCTGAAAAGCCTAAGAGAATAATTAGCATGTCTCCATCGGCTACAGAAACTCTATTCATGTTAGGAGTAGGAGATAGAATCGTAGGTGTTGACTCATGGTCTTACAGACCTCCGGAGGCTATGAACAAGAGAAGAGTTGGTAGCTACACTACTGTGAATCTGGAAGTAGTAAGAGAGCTGGATCCTGATCTCATAATAACGACAACAGGTGTTCAGAGAGCGATCTTGGAAAAACTTAAAGATCTTAATAAACCTATCTATCCCATACCAGTACCAGCCAGTGTATATGAGATCTTTAATAACATAGTAATTATAGGAGGCCTGGTAGGAGAGTATGATAGAGGATTAAAACTCGCAGAAGAGATGCTGGAGAAATTAATCAAACTAGTTGAAGAATTTCGAGTAAAGAGTAAACTTAGAACCTATGTAGAGATAGACCTTGGAGGTCCTACGATTCCAGCATACTACTCTCACATAACTTCTGCTCTCTCTCTATTCGGGTTATATAATATCTTTATGAATCATAAACAGTCGTATCTATACGGTTTCAAGGTGGCGGACTTCCCGGTGCTAGATCTAAATCAGGTTATAGAATTAGATCCGGAGATAATAATCTATGAAAGTAAGAATAAAAAACCTTCCAGAGAAGAGTTGGAGAACCTTATAAAGGTAAGAAGATGGGAAAAGATCTCTGCGGTTAGAAATAGCAGATATATCGTGATACCAATGGACACGCTAGCTCATTATGGGCCAAGCTTTCTAGATAACCTTAGGATAGTTCTCGAGGAAATTAGGAGAATTCTTTAA
- a CDS encoding methyltransferase, producing MSYRKNNSIRSLTGILEKIFSYCSESIYLPSDDTYLLYEILRENPEIEEGKKALEVGSGSGLLSCVICEKMEFLVAIDITDHAVECSKKILYECGCSDFSDVVQCRSGSCFRDNSFDLIFSNPPYLPDEDDPRWSGGARGIEISLEIMREASRTLKLNKGMLFLVSSSLGALRELLVESLAMGFRPKAVKWIRKFFEVIIVFKFNRGS from the coding sequence ATGAGTTATAGGAAGAATAATTCTATACGCTCTCTCACAGGTATCCTAGAGAAGATCTTTAGCTACTGTTCTGAGAGTATCTACCTACCCTCGGATGATACATATCTTCTCTATGAAATTCTTAGAGAGAATCCTGAGATTGAGGAAGGAAAGAAAGCTTTAGAGGTTGGCAGTGGTAGTGGTTTGTTATCCTGTGTCATTTGTGAAAAGATGGAATTTCTAGTTGCAATAGATATAACAGATCATGCTGTTGAATGTAGTAAGAAGATTTTATATGAATGCGGATGCTCGGATTTCTCAGATGTTGTTCAGTGTAGATCTGGTTCTTGTTTTAGAGATAACTCTTTTGATTTGATCTTTTCAAATCCTCCTTATTTACCCGATGAAGATGATCCTAGATGGAGTGGAGGTGCTAGAGGTATCGAGATCTCCCTAGAGATCATGAGAGAAGCTTCTAGAACTTTAAAACTTAATAAAGGCATGCTATTCCTAGTATCAAGCAGCCTAGGAGCCCTTCGAGAGCTTCTAGTAGAATCTCTAGCCATGGGTTTCAGACCTAAGGCTGTTAAATGGATAAGAAAATTTTTTGAAGTTATTATCGTATTTAAATTTAATAGGGGATCTTGA
- a CDS encoding ketopantoate reductase family protein, with translation MIEISIIGAGNVGSLLTYLMNRSYVYPRLVFKRDRVAEDMYLENIDGRRAILRYKPVVYDDYENWIYSDIIVIATKAYDAESIIRDISARIPRNKEELLVVVTQNGLKILEIAAELIGPDKISQLVLNQGVHRINSNTFRWIGGSQSYLGMLKGYRNKYLEIFKDLLREINIEVVEDIQPYRWLKLAVNAVINPITAIMRARNKIIVENSYIKDLIARKICEEVEEVARRNSIEMPADPYEEVIKIARSTGDNYSSMLSDVLNCKRTEIDYINGAVIEYGLRRGFKPIYNEILYYMVKAQEEACHAREDLAKTLYKS, from the coding sequence TTGATAGAGATTAGTATTATAGGAGCTGGAAACGTAGGAAGTCTGTTAACATATCTTATGAACAGATCTTATGTTTATCCTAGACTTGTGTTCAAAAGAGATCGAGTAGCAGAAGATATGTATCTAGAGAATATAGATGGTAGGAGAGCTATTTTAAGGTATAAACCTGTGGTTTATGATGATTATGAGAACTGGATCTACTCCGATATCATTGTGATCGCTACTAAGGCTTATGATGCAGAGAGTATTATAAGAGATATCAGTGCTAGGATTCCCAGAAATAAAGAAGAGTTGTTGGTAGTGGTGACGCAGAATGGATTAAAAATACTTGAGATAGCAGCAGAGCTTATAGGACCTGATAAGATCTCGCAACTAGTTTTAAATCAGGGTGTCCATAGGATCAATTCTAACACTTTTAGATGGATCGGAGGTTCTCAGAGTTATCTGGGTATGTTGAAAGGTTATAGAAACAAGTATCTAGAGATCTTTAAAGATCTATTGAGAGAGATTAATATAGAGGTGGTAGAAGATATACAGCCTTATAGATGGCTTAAGCTAGCCGTTAATGCCGTGATCAATCCTATTACAGCTATCATGAGAGCTAGAAATAAAATAATTGTGGAAAATAGCTATATAAAGGATCTAATAGCCAGAAAGATCTGCGAAGAAGTAGAAGAGGTTGCAAGAAGAAACAGCATAGAAATGCCTGCGGATCCCTATGAGGAGGTTATAAAAATTGCTAGAAGTACTGGAGATAACTACTCATCAATGCTCTCGGATGTGCTCAATTGTAAGAGAACCGAGATCGATTATATAAATGGTGCAGTTATTGAATATGGTTTGAGAAGAGGATTTAAACCTATATATAATGAAATATTGTATTACATGGTTAAGGCTCAGGAGGAGGCCTGTCATGCCAGAGAAGATCTTGCCAAGACACT